Below is a window of Halarcobacter anaerophilus DNA.
ACAGATTGAAGGAGCACATGTAGTAGCATGAGACAAATACTTTTAACCAATGATGACGGTTTTGATGCAATTGGATTAAAAGCTTTAATTGAAGCTTTAGCACCTTTAGCAAAAATTTTGGTTGTAGCTCCTGTAAAAAACAAATCTGCGTGCGGACACTCATTAACGCTGGACAAACCTTTAAAAATGGATAATGTAAGTGATGATTACTACAGAATAGATGACGGAACGCCTACAGATTGTGTATTTATTTCATTAAATAATCTTTTCAAAGAGGGTTTTAAACCTGATTTAGTAATAAGCGGAATAAATGTGGGGGCAAATATGGGTGAAGATATAACCTACAGCGGAACAGCAGCAGGAGCAATGGAAGCAGTGCTGCAAGGAGTTCCCGCAATATCTATTTCACAAGTTTGTAAAGATAGATGTCAAGAGATAAAAGAGGCTTCTTGGGATTTTGCATTGGCTAAAAAAACAATTGCAGATATTGTAAAAAAAATATTTGAAAATAAATTCCCTTTAGAACAAAGAAGATTTCTAAATATAAATATTCCCCCAATTTCAGTTGAAGAGTGCAAAGGAATCAAA
It encodes the following:
- the surE gene encoding 5'/3'-nucleotidase SurE; the protein is MRQILLTNDDGFDAIGLKALIEALAPLAKILVVAPVKNKSACGHSLTLDKPLKMDNVSDDYYRIDDGTPTDCVFISLNNLFKEGFKPDLVISGINVGANMGEDITYSGTAAGAMEAVLQGVPAISISQVCKDRCQEIKEASWDFALAKKTIADIVKKIFENKFPLEQRRFLNINIPPISVEECKGIKITKAGYREYGNDTHRHYNPRGEEFYWIGLHPLIWQESIDKSCDFEAIKANYVSITPVKLDLTSYEDIDKLNIWINKGEK